In one Oceanibaculum indicum P24 genomic region, the following are encoded:
- a CDS encoding DUF2946 domain-containing protein, whose product MTKGLQNRTARAEQSWRLLTAALLVVTLFAQSLLPFFYAAEARASQIEGKAQTFMVCTAEGYKLIRAGDATDPGDSGQVLHCPLCLGAQQLAILPPPAPNTLPALSETALRLRPAPDAGRPAGIVLRWPEARAPPAIV is encoded by the coding sequence TTGACCAAGGGCTTGCAGAACAGAACGGCACGGGCCGAGCAGTCGTGGCGGTTACTGACCGCCGCGTTGCTGGTCGTGACGCTGTTCGCCCAGTCGCTGCTGCCGTTCTTCTATGCCGCTGAGGCCAGAGCCAGCCAGATCGAGGGCAAGGCGCAGACCTTCATGGTCTGTACCGCCGAGGGCTACAAGCTCATCCGGGCCGGCGATGCGACTGACCCCGGCGACAGTGGGCAGGTTCTGCATTGCCCGCTCTGCCTCGGCGCGCAGCAGCTCGCGATCCTGCCCCCGCCAGCCCCGAACACCCTTCCCGCCCTCAGCGAAACCGCGCTGCGGCTGCGCCCGGCCCCGGATGCCGGCCGCCCTGCCGGAATTGTGCTGCGCTGGCCGGAAGCCCGCGCCCCACCCGCCATCGTCTGA
- the fabI gene encoding enoyl-ACP reductase FabI codes for MTEPNGKGSLAGKRGLVLGVANDSSIAYGCAAAFRAAGADLALTYLNDRTRDFTTPLAEALGADIYLPCDVREDGQLDAVFAEIGQRWGSLDFVLHSIAYAPREDLHGRVTDSSRDGFAMAMDVSCHSFIRCARLAEPLMRDGGTLLTVSFFGAEKVVEHYNMMGPVKAALESSARYMAAELGRSGIRVHALSPGPLRTRAASGLDRFDELLDRAAAKAPQHALVTIGDVGALAAFLVGDGAKAMTGGIHYVDGGFNIVG; via the coding sequence ATGACGGAACCGAATGGCAAGGGAAGTCTGGCCGGCAAGCGCGGCCTGGTGCTGGGCGTGGCGAATGATAGTTCGATCGCCTATGGCTGTGCTGCCGCCTTCCGGGCGGCCGGCGCCGATCTTGCCCTGACCTATCTCAACGACCGCACGCGCGACTTCACCACCCCGCTGGCCGAGGCGCTGGGGGCGGATATCTACCTGCCCTGTGACGTGCGCGAGGACGGCCAGCTGGACGCGGTGTTCGCGGAGATCGGCCAGCGCTGGGGTAGCCTTGATTTCGTGCTGCATTCCATCGCCTATGCGCCGCGCGAGGATCTGCATGGCCGCGTCACCGACAGCTCACGCGACGGTTTCGCCATGGCGATGGATGTCTCCTGCCATTCCTTCATCCGCTGCGCCCGCCTCGCCGAACCGCTGATGCGTGACGGCGGCACGCTGCTGACCGTCAGCTTCTTCGGGGCCGAGAAGGTGGTCGAGCATTACAACATGATGGGGCCGGTGAAGGCGGCGCTGGAATCCTCCGCGCGCTACATGGCGGCGGAGCTGGGCCGGTCGGGCATCCGCGTGCATGCGCTGTCGCCCGGCCCGCTGCGCACGCGCGCGGCCTCCGGCCTTGACCGTTTCGACGAGCTGCTGGACCGTGCGGCCGCAAAGGCACCGCAGCATGCACTGGTGACCATCGGGGATGTCGGCGCGCTGGCTGCCTTCCTGGTCGGCGACGGTGCGAAGGCGATGACCGGCGGTATTCACTATGTCGATGGCGGCTTCAATATCGTGGGGTGA
- a CDS encoding YcnI family protein — MRNAFRVAALCAATAAGISAASAPAGAHAVVEPKQAPAGSYQKVTVRITHGCDGAATNKVIVVLPEGILTARPQAKPGWQVEFLKEKLAEPVPAGHGKMLSERIVQVIWSGNSLPDWQFDEFALSLKLPAGAAGTVLPFVTVQECDGGKSWHWSAEPGTHTHSHGPGMDMGPAPVLRLTEGK, encoded by the coding sequence ATGCGTAACGCATTCCGCGTCGCGGCCCTGTGTGCCGCGACCGCTGCCGGCATTTCGGCGGCTTCCGCCCCCGCCGGCGCTCATGCCGTGGTGGAGCCGAAGCAGGCCCCCGCCGGCAGCTACCAGAAGGTCACCGTCCGCATCACCCATGGCTGTGACGGTGCGGCGACCAACAAGGTCATCGTCGTGCTGCCCGAGGGCATCCTGACCGCCCGCCCGCAGGCCAAGCCGGGCTGGCAGGTCGAGTTCCTGAAGGAGAAGCTGGCCGAGCCGGTGCCTGCCGGCCACGGCAAGATGCTGTCCGAGCGGATCGTCCAGGTGATCTGGAGCGGCAACAGCCTGCCGGACTGGCAGTTCGACGAATTCGCCCTGTCGCTGAAGCTGCCGGCGGGTGCAGCCGGCACCGTCCTGCCCTTCGTGACCGTGCAGGAATGCGATGGCGGCAAGTCCTGGCACTGGAGCGCCGAACCGGGCACCCACACCCATTCGCATGGCCCGGGCATGGATATGGGCCCCGCCCCCGTGCTGCGCCTGACGGAAGGAAAGTAA
- a CDS encoding DUF6064 family protein — protein MADWSSYRLEDFILFAPRAYWRLFELHNAALWPAQPLILLLGFGITLLALRGSPRAGRLGLALLAAGWVAVGLLFFWQRYASINWVAPYVMPVFLAQAILLLLAARAAILPARPLRRFREWGGVALFAYGFFLHPLLPLVFGRPLAQAELAGLAPDPTAIATLGLLCLLPRGLLSGLSLAVPVLWCLVSAATLHAMDEGQALAPLAAALVGAAVWALPPRGDGKADTGPIRT, from the coding sequence ATGGCCGACTGGTCGAGCTATCGGCTGGAGGATTTCATCCTGTTCGCGCCGCGCGCCTATTGGCGGCTGTTCGAACTGCACAATGCGGCGCTGTGGCCGGCACAGCCGCTGATCCTTCTGCTGGGGTTTGGTATTACGCTGCTGGCCCTGCGCGGATCGCCCCGGGCCGGCCGGCTTGGCCTCGCCTTGCTGGCGGCGGGCTGGGTCGCGGTGGGGCTGTTGTTCTTCTGGCAGCGCTATGCCAGCATCAACTGGGTAGCCCCCTATGTGATGCCGGTGTTTCTGGCGCAAGCAATCCTGTTGTTGCTGGCCGCACGGGCCGCAATCCTTCCAGCCCGGCCTCTACGGCGCTTTCGGGAATGGGGCGGGGTGGCACTCTTCGCCTACGGGTTTTTCCTGCATCCGCTGCTGCCGCTGGTCTTCGGGCGGCCGCTGGCACAGGCGGAGCTTGCCGGCCTCGCGCCTGACCCAACCGCCATCGCCACGCTGGGCCTGCTGTGTCTGCTGCCGCGTGGCCTGCTGTCCGGCCTTTCCTTGGCCGTTCCGGTCCTGTGGTGCCTTGTGAGTGCGGCCACCCTGCATGCGATGGATGAGGGGCAGGCGCTGGCGCCGCTGGCGGCAGCGCTGGTCGGTGCCGCGGTCTGGGCCTTGCCGCCAAGGGGTGACGGCAAGGCTGACACTGGGCCGATCAGAACCTGA
- a CDS encoding HD domain-containing phosphohydrolase gives MMIPDLMSMPILAVDDEPTNLKLLQKMLGMEGYTNLVLLDKPSEVVEAYRQHRPGLILLDINMPQMDGYKVMAALNALEDPMLPPIIVLTAQSSQEFMLRAFKAGARDYVTKPFERAELMARVRNLLEACMAQRMAFEHRKMLQEMVRERTAKLHRTRLQVVRRLGRAAEYRDNETGNHILRMSKISALLAQRVGWSEEDCELMLHASPMHDIGKIGVPDHILLKPGKLTPEEWEVMKTHVDIGAEILADSDADLLVLGRSIALSHHEKWDGTGYPNGLAGEAIPMEGRIAAMADVFDALTSVRPYKKAWPVEDAVAYVKDQSGRQFDPSLVPVFVDALPEIMRIRAEHPES, from the coding sequence ATGATGATACCGGATCTGATGTCGATGCCGATCCTGGCGGTCGATGACGAGCCGACCAACCTGAAGCTTCTGCAGAAGATGCTCGGCATGGAGGGTTACACCAATCTGGTGCTGCTGGATAAACCGTCTGAGGTGGTGGAGGCCTATCGGCAGCACCGTCCCGGCCTGATCCTGCTGGACATCAATATGCCGCAGATGGACGGCTATAAGGTCATGGCGGCGCTGAACGCGCTTGAAGACCCGATGCTGCCGCCGATCATCGTGCTGACGGCGCAATCTTCGCAGGAATTCATGCTGCGTGCCTTCAAGGCTGGTGCCAGGGACTATGTCACCAAGCCGTTCGAGCGGGCGGAACTGATGGCGCGCGTGCGCAACCTGCTGGAAGCGTGCATGGCGCAGCGGATGGCCTTCGAGCATCGCAAGATGCTGCAGGAGATGGTGCGCGAACGCACCGCCAAGCTGCACCGCACCCGCCTGCAGGTGGTCCGCCGGCTGGGCCGTGCTGCGGAATACCGCGACAACGAGACCGGCAACCATATCCTGCGGATGAGCAAGATATCGGCCCTGCTGGCCCAACGCGTCGGCTGGTCGGAGGAGGATTGCGAGCTGATGCTGCATGCCAGCCCGATGCACGATATCGGCAAGATCGGCGTTCCCGATCATATCCTGCTGAAGCCCGGCAAGCTGACGCCCGAGGAATGGGAAGTCATGAAGACCCATGTCGATATCGGCGCCGAGATCCTGGCGGACAGCGATGCCGACCTGCTGGTGCTGGGCCGTTCCATCGCGCTCAGCCATCACGAGAAATGGGATGGCACCGGCTATCCGAACGGCCTTGCCGGCGAGGCTATTCCGATGGAAGGCCGGATCGCGGCGATGGCGGATGTGTTCGACGCGCTGACTTCTGTGCGGCCCTACAAGAAGGCCTGGCCGGTCGAGGACGCGGTGGCCTATGTGAAGGACCAGTCCGGCAGGCAGTTCGATCCGTCGCTGGTACCGGTCTTCGTGGATGCCCTGCCGGAAATCATGCGGATACGCGCTGAACACCCGGAATCCTGA
- a CDS encoding pirin family protein yields the protein MSWQNAQDPVLGDKKSCDALELVIVPRARDLGGFEVRRALPHGKRQMVGPFIFFDQMGPALFKAGTGIDVRPHPHIGLATVTYLFDGAIMHRDSEGNTLEIRPGAMNLMTAGSGIAHSERTSDAVRASGSGLFGIQSWIALPKGSEEVAPSFQHFAADSLPLVSDGGIEARVIAGKAFGAESPVGMLSDWFYAEVQLAAGATVPLDADYEDRAIYLAEGEVEIAGDRFAAPALLLFRPGDQIAVRAVQASRLMFLGGATMEGPRHIWWNFVSSSKERIEQAKEDWKSGRFKPVPGETEFIPLPG from the coding sequence ATGAGCTGGCAGAACGCACAGGACCCGGTGCTGGGCGACAAGAAATCCTGCGACGCGCTGGAGCTGGTGATCGTGCCGCGCGCCCGCGATCTGGGCGGCTTCGAGGTGCGGCGCGCGCTGCCGCATGGCAAGCGCCAGATGGTCGGGCCCTTCATCTTCTTCGACCAGATGGGGCCGGCACTGTTCAAGGCGGGTACCGGCATCGATGTCCGCCCGCATCCGCATATTGGCCTCGCCACCGTCACCTACCTGTTCGATGGCGCAATCATGCATCGCGACAGCGAGGGCAATACGCTGGAAATCCGCCCCGGTGCCATGAACCTGATGACGGCAGGCAGTGGCATCGCCCATTCCGAGCGCACATCCGATGCGGTGCGCGCCAGCGGCAGCGGCCTGTTCGGCATCCAGAGCTGGATCGCCCTGCCGAAGGGCAGCGAGGAGGTCGCGCCCTCCTTCCAGCATTTTGCCGCTGACAGCCTGCCCCTCGTCAGCGATGGCGGTATTGAGGCGCGGGTGATCGCGGGCAAGGCCTTCGGCGCGGAATCGCCGGTCGGCATGCTGTCCGACTGGTTCTATGCCGAGGTGCAGCTGGCCGCCGGCGCCACCGTGCCGCTGGATGCCGATTATGAGGACCGTGCGATCTATCTGGCCGAGGGCGAGGTGGAGATCGCCGGGGACCGGTTCGCCGCGCCCGCGCTGCTGCTGTTCCGGCCGGGCGACCAGATCGCGGTGCGCGCCGTGCAGGCCAGCCGGCTGATGTTCCTGGGCGGCGCCACCATGGAGGGGCCGCGCCATATCTGGTGGAACTTCGTTTCCTCCAGCAAGGAGCGTATCGAGCAGGCCAAGGAGGACTGGAAGTCCGGCCGCTTCAAGCCGGTGCCGGGCGAGACGGAGTTTATCCCGCTGCCCGGATAG
- a CDS encoding TonB-dependent receptor: MRAENRETGEDLPLIPPLGYTIGINAYTNHVDYRLELAGAAEQDRTGANETETDGYAFLNASLAFRPIAGNDDFVLHVQGRNLTDSEGRNHISLLKDEAPLRGRELRVVGTVRF, from the coding sequence GTGCGGGCGGAGAACCGGGAGACCGGCGAGGACCTGCCGCTGATCCCGCCGCTGGGCTACACCATCGGCATCAACGCCTATACCAACCATGTCGATTACCGGCTGGAGCTGGCGGGCGCTGCCGAGCAGGACCGCACCGGCGCCAACGAAACCGAGACGGACGGCTATGCCTTCCTGAACGCCTCGCTGGCTTTCCGGCCGATCGCCGGCAACGACGATTTCGTGCTGCATGTGCAGGGCCGCAACCTCACCGATTCGGAAGGGCGCAACCATATCTCCCTGCTGAAAGACGAAGCCCCCCTGCGCGGCCGCGAATTGCGGGTGGTCGGAACCGTCAGGTTCTGA
- a CDS encoding PAS domain-containing hybrid sensor histidine kinase/response regulator codes for MQQGGQGTGFEHTLRFYKNIVDSVVSGVVVIDRQGEIVELNPAMQRIFGYAQEELLGANISILMPETHGRNHDNYLRRYAETGKNRIIGRSLELSGKRKDGTVLPLEITVTEIRIGDDPHFVGVLRDITERKEVERTLQKERGLLRQAQEIARLGNWEIAGTDGSIHWSPVVYEIFGQDPAVFRPTIANFYDMVHPDDLEGLKRHIAKARETGIYDMVHRIVRPDGAVRHVHERARFEPGPDGTSRFAVGIVQDVTDMVQAKEQAEAASRAKSDFLSSMSHELRTPLNAIMGFAQVLEIDEGLSEDQLDSVRTIRRSGQHLLQLINEILDLARIESGRIELSIEDVGLAELFAESGGLVTPLAANRDIAVQFARKPSAIAVRGDRTRLNQVLVNLLSNAVKYNRQSGSIVVTALPRGDGMVRISVADTGNGIPSEKLDQLFTPFNRLGAENSEIEGTGIGLVIAKRLIEGMGGHIGVDSRIGAGTTFWVELPMAEKPLQKPVPVAGEKQRHNRALSAGTVLYIEDNPANLKLVRQALAKHPQVTLLEAYHGALGLDLAQVHLPDVILLDINMPGMNGLEVLARLKADPATREIPVLALSAAAMEKDVERGKGAGFEEYLTKPIDIRLLLEALNDRLGRNRSV; via the coding sequence TTGCAGCAAGGGGGCCAAGGCACGGGCTTTGAGCACACGCTCCGCTTCTACAAGAACATCGTCGATTCGGTGGTCTCTGGGGTCGTGGTCATCGACAGGCAGGGGGAAATTGTCGAGCTGAACCCGGCGATGCAGCGGATTTTCGGCTATGCACAGGAGGAACTGCTCGGCGCGAATATCAGCATCCTGATGCCGGAAACCCATGGCCGGAACCATGACAATTACCTGCGTCGCTATGCCGAAACCGGGAAGAACAGAATCATCGGCCGGTCGCTGGAATTATCCGGAAAGCGCAAGGATGGCACCGTGCTGCCGCTGGAAATCACGGTGACCGAGATCAGGATTGGCGATGATCCGCATTTCGTCGGTGTGCTGCGCGATATAACCGAACGGAAAGAGGTCGAAAGGACGCTGCAGAAAGAGCGCGGCCTGTTACGTCAGGCGCAGGAGATCGCCCGTCTCGGCAATTGGGAGATCGCCGGCACGGACGGCTCGATCCACTGGTCCCCGGTCGTATACGAGATTTTCGGCCAGGACCCTGCTGTCTTCCGGCCCACCATCGCGAATTTCTACGACATGGTGCATCCCGACGATCTGGAGGGGCTGAAGCGTCACATCGCCAAGGCCAGGGAAACCGGCATCTATGACATGGTGCATCGCATCGTGCGGCCCGATGGCGCGGTTCGCCATGTGCACGAACGGGCGCGCTTCGAGCCGGGGCCGGACGGAACCTCAAGGTTTGCGGTCGGTATCGTCCAGGATGTCACGGACATGGTCCAGGCGAAGGAGCAGGCCGAGGCCGCCAGCCGTGCGAAGTCTGACTTCCTGTCCAGCATGAGCCACGAGTTGCGCACCCCCCTTAACGCGATTATGGGGTTCGCCCAGGTTCTGGAGATCGACGAGGGGCTGAGCGAAGACCAGCTGGACAGCGTGCGGACGATCCGGCGTTCCGGCCAGCATCTCTTGCAGCTCATCAATGAAATTCTCGATCTGGCACGGATCGAATCCGGGCGAATCGAGCTCTCCATTGAGGATGTCGGCCTTGCCGAGCTGTTCGCGGAGAGCGGAGGGCTGGTGACGCCGCTGGCGGCAAATCGCGACATCGCCGTGCAGTTCGCACGCAAGCCGTCCGCCATCGCCGTGCGCGGCGACCGCACCCGCCTTAACCAGGTGCTGGTCAATCTGTTGAGCAACGCCGTGAAATATAACCGTCAGTCAGGCAGCATCGTGGTGACGGCGCTGCCGCGCGGCGATGGCATGGTCCGGATTTCCGTGGCGGATACCGGCAACGGCATTCCGTCGGAAAAGCTGGATCAGCTGTTTACCCCCTTCAACCGGCTGGGGGCGGAGAACAGCGAGATCGAAGGCACCGGCATCGGCCTGGTGATTGCCAAGCGACTGATCGAGGGCATGGGCGGGCACATCGGCGTCGATAGCCGGATCGGGGCCGGCACGACCTTCTGGGTCGAATTGCCGATGGCGGAGAAGCCGTTGCAGAAGCCTGTGCCGGTGGCCGGGGAAAAGCAGCGCCATAACAGGGCTTTGTCTGCCGGCACGGTGCTCTATATCGAGGATAACCCCGCCAATCTGAAGCTGGTACGGCAGGCGCTGGCGAAACATCCTCAGGTAACGCTGCTGGAGGCTTATCATGGCGCGCTCGGGCTCGATCTGGCGCAGGTGCATCTGCCCGATGTGATCCTGCTCGACATCAACATGCCCGGCATGAACGGGCTGGAAGTACTGGCGCGGCTGAAGGCCGACCCGGCAACCAGGGAAATTCCCGTCCTCGCCCTGTCTGCGGCGGCGATGGAAAAGGATGTTGAGCGGGGCAAGGGGGCCGGCTTTGAAGAGTATCTGACGAAACCCATCGATATCCGGCTGTTGCTGGAAGCGTTGAATGACCGGCTTGGCCGGAACAGGAGCGTGTGA
- a CDS encoding helix-turn-helix transcriptional regulator: MKIVEPLDFLTTKELADILRVKERKIYEMAAANEVPFTRVTGKLLFPKALVIAWLSRRTELGDDGLALPDPPVVALGSHDPLLDWALRESGSGMASFFDGSLDGFDRFARREGVLCGMHVPTPEAEGWNRHLIEARMPAMPVVLMEWAWRERGLIVPAGNPGKIAGIADLAGCRTVPRQPEAGTQLLFERLAAEAGLAPDAYERLRPARSEQDVALAVLEGQADAGLGLASVAAQYRLGFVPLVRERFDLAVWRRSWFSEPVQAFFSFCRTPDFADRAAQLGGYDVSGFGRVHYNGP, encoded by the coding sequence ATGAAGATCGTCGAACCGCTCGATTTCCTGACCACCAAGGAGCTGGCCGATATCCTGCGCGTGAAGGAGCGCAAGATTTACGAGATGGCGGCCGCCAACGAGGTGCCCTTCACGCGGGTCACCGGCAAGCTGCTGTTTCCCAAGGCGCTGGTGATTGCCTGGCTGTCCCGCCGGACGGAGTTGGGCGATGATGGGCTGGCGCTGCCGGACCCGCCGGTGGTGGCGCTGGGCAGCCACGACCCGCTGCTGGACTGGGCCTTGCGCGAATCGGGCTCCGGCATGGCCTCCTTCTTCGATGGCAGCCTGGACGGGTTCGATCGCTTTGCCCGGCGCGAGGGCGTGCTGTGCGGCATGCATGTGCCGACACCGGAAGCGGAGGGCTGGAACCGCCACCTGATCGAGGCGCGGATGCCGGCCATGCCGGTGGTTCTGATGGAATGGGCCTGGCGTGAACGCGGGCTGATCGTGCCCGCCGGCAATCCAGGGAAAATCGCCGGCATCGCGGACCTGGCAGGCTGCCGCACCGTGCCACGCCAGCCGGAAGCAGGCACGCAGCTGCTGTTCGAGCGGCTGGCGGCGGAGGCGGGGCTGGCACCCGATGCCTATGAACGGCTGCGCCCGGCGCGCAGCGAACAGGATGTGGCGCTGGCGGTGCTGGAAGGGCAGGCCGATGCCGGCCTCGGCCTGGCATCGGTGGCGGCACAGTACCGGCTGGGCTTCGTGCCGCTGGTGCGCGAGCGTTTCGATCTCGCAGTCTGGCGACGCAGCTGGTTTTCGGAGCCGGTGCAGGCCTTCTTCAGCTTCTGCCGTACGCCGGACTTCGCGGACCGGGCAGCACAGCTTGGCGGCTATGACGTCAGCGGCTTCGGGCGCGTGCACTACAACGGCCCGTAA
- a CDS encoding aldo/keto reductase — translation MTSSRRSILKGAAATAALAGLPVHGLMAQQSGPLMRPVPSSGELIPAVGLGTWITFNVGEDPVLRDECAAVMEAFFKAGGRVIDSSPMYGSAQSVVGYGLEKLGRPKTLFSADKVWISDGAEGRAQVNRSRRLWNVPRFELMQVHNLLSWEAHLETLQAMKAAKEIRYVGITTSEGRRHDLFERVMATQPLDFVQISYNPLDREVEQRILPLARERGIGVIVNRPFRQGALTRRLEREKLPGWAAEVGAETWAQLILKFILAHPAVTVAIPATTKPHHARENMQAASAPLPDEKFRERIAAHIRDI, via the coding sequence ATGACATCCTCCAGACGCAGCATTCTGAAGGGCGCCGCCGCCACGGCTGCGCTGGCCGGGCTTCCCGTGCACGGCCTCATGGCGCAGCAGTCGGGCCCCTTGATGCGGCCGGTGCCATCGAGCGGGGAGCTGATCCCCGCTGTCGGGCTTGGCACCTGGATCACCTTCAATGTCGGCGAGGACCCTGTGCTGCGCGACGAATGTGCGGCAGTGATGGAGGCCTTCTTCAAGGCCGGCGGGCGGGTCATCGATTCCTCGCCGATGTATGGCTCCGCCCAGTCGGTGGTCGGCTATGGTCTGGAAAAGCTGGGAAGGCCGAAGACGCTGTTCTCTGCCGACAAGGTCTGGATATCCGACGGCGCGGAAGGCCGGGCGCAGGTGAACCGCTCCCGCCGGCTTTGGAACGTGCCGCGCTTCGAGCTGATGCAGGTGCATAATCTGCTCAGCTGGGAGGCGCATCTGGAGACGTTGCAGGCGATGAAGGCGGCGAAGGAGATCCGCTATGTCGGCATCACCACCTCGGAGGGCCGCCGGCACGATCTGTTCGAGCGGGTGATGGCGACCCAGCCGCTGGATTTCGTGCAGATCAGCTACAACCCGCTGGACCGTGAGGTCGAGCAGCGCATCCTGCCGCTGGCACGGGAACGCGGCATCGGCGTTATCGTGAACCGGCCGTTCCGGCAGGGCGCGCTGACCCGGCGGCTGGAGCGCGAGAAGCTGCCGGGCTGGGCCGCCGAGGTAGGGGCGGAAACATGGGCGCAGCTGATCCTGAAATTCATCCTGGCGCATCCCGCCGTTACCGTGGCGATCCCGGCGACCACCAAGCCGCACCATGCGCGCGAGAATATGCAGGCGGCCTCCGCCCCCCTGCCGGATGAGAAGTTCCGCGAACGCATCGCCGCCCATATCCGGGATATCTGA